The genomic segment GGGATTAAATATGTTgatttgtatttatcttttatttttccagtttcacttttagttattattaatgattttttttccattaatttacACAAATGATTATCGAttgatttaattagatatttgtataagttttttttatttacatttagacttttttatatataacaaaatgcaacaaaaaatcttgcatatctatatttttaaaaataaaatatatgattagTGGTTAAGCATGGGTAAAATAGCTAGTGATTTATAAAAACTGTGTTTtggattcaaataaaataaatatagctATGACTTTACTGTAAAGAAGGGTCCACTCACCAACATGCcatatataattcttaatcTTGGGTTGCTTTTGGGTTGATAAAAGGCATttgatggaaagaaaaaaaaaaggttttgctTTTAAGTTGATATCATCTGTCTTGAAATAAATCCACTACTAAATACTAAATATTGTAAATAAAGgattaaaatagtaattatagtAGCGATTACTCTttaaagtatttgttttttaaaaaatacattaaaataatacattttatttttcaaaatttatttttaacatcaacatatcaaaacgatccaaaattaaaaataaaatttaagattttttaaaaccttttattcaaacacaaaaacaaacaagaaaccaAAAGTCGAAACAAACAACATTTGCTTGCATGTGATTTGACCATAATTAACttggagaaaaataaataccaaTGTAACTTCTtaacatttaaagtataaagCAGACAAAGCAaccatatcataaaaaaaatggagtgaGTACAAAAACATTATGGCGTTACACTTCACATGACAAGAAGAGCCTACACTTCTATTTGTTTAAGGTAATAAATCTGCATGCACAAACACTTTCtgaacttttcaatttattaggAACAGGGAGGCAGACGGGCAACGGTAATATTCAGTTCGGCACTTCTTAAAGGGCACTTTAGGAAATATGAAAGAGGTTAACGGAAACTATTGGTTTtacccccaaaaaaaaattgcaaagcaAAGCCTATAAATTATGAAGGCATAAACCCTGTAGAAAGTAAGAAAGCAAGAAAGGCAAGATCAGTGGGCGGCAAGTGCCATTTTTTCTCTCGATTTTGTACTCTTTCTTACctttctatctctctctctctctctgccccTTTTTTGCTTCATcttgctttttctttcttatttagtCAATCAAATTGCATTTCCTTCACTTTGCTGACACTAGCTTGCTGTGCAAAGACTCTTGTGATCACTTGGGAGTCTCTTTCTTTCTCCCTAGCTAATCGTCTTTCTATCAATTCTTTAATTCATTTAGTAGATGCCctttttttgagttttgagtttAAGAAGTAAAACAAGAGTGGTTTTGAGGGTTGTAATTAAGCAATGGCAGCTGATCCAAAACCAGAAGAGATAAGTCACCCTCCAATGGACCAACTTCAAGGCTTAGAGTATTGTATTGATTCTAACCCATCTTGGGGTATGtccatttctcttcttcttcttgttttttttttttttttgaaacgtCAAGTCTTTTTAGTTCGTTTCAGTCCCTTTTTCCTAACTTGGTGTTTATGGAAGCAGGGGAGGCTATAGGTTTGGGTTTTCAGCATTATATTTTGGCTTTAGGAACTGCTGTTATGATCCCTTCATTTCTTGTTCCTTTGATGGGTGGTAATCATGTGAGTCAATTTACACTACCACTTCCTCCTGATTTCTCTATATCCAGTGATAATGCTTTGGCCATATGGCCTGAAAGAAGATGCCAATTCTTTGTACTTCAAGGAGACAAGGCCAGTGAAGGTAAATTCGTATTTGTTTTGGGGCTAATATGATGTGTTTCAGGGTGATAAAGTGAGGGTGGTACAGACTCTACTTTTTGTTGAAGGGATCAACACACTTCTTCAAACACTGTTCGGGACCCGCTTACCGACCGTAATCGGAGGATCTTATGCATTCATGGTCCCCATTATATCAATAATTCATGACCCTTCTTTGATGAGAATTCCTGATGATCATTTGGTTagtctaatttaattttctagtcTTCTTTTACAGTTCTCAATTTTTTACCTTACAAGTTGAAAGTCCATTGTGAGAACTGAGAAGATCAAGAGGCCCTTGCAATTGGCTTTCTTATCTAAAAGGCTAAAGGCTGTGGACTatgcaaattttccaaatctaaGTCTATCAAATCAGTGatataaattcaaatgttaCTCCTGTAGTAGCGCGAATAAgtgcactatttttttttttttgttcctgtaGTAGTTTGGAGGGAAGGAATTCTAACATGATCGATCACTCCAAGTCTATGTGTAACCAAAAGAAGTGTTGGATTGAGATGCTCCAATTACTCCTTGTTTAATGATTTATCATCATTGTAATTATGGCAAAAACTAATGGACATAAATTCTGTATTTGTCTAGAGATTTCTTAGCACAATGAGAGCAGTCCAAGGTGCTCTAATAGTATCATCAAGCATACAAATAATTCTGGGGTACAGTCAGTTATGGGCCATTTGTTCCAGGTACTACTGCTTTATGAAAAGGGAATCCCAGACTCATAATCATGGAAACAAGCTTTAGCattacgtgtttttttttttgatttattggtCTTATTTTTCCTTTCAGATTCTTCAGTCCACTTGGAATGGTTCCAGTCATTGCATTAGTAGGTTTTGGCCTGTTTGATAGAGGCTTCCCCGTGGTACAGTCACTACTTAAATTGCaatgacattattttttcttcagcaGCGGATTTTGTGCATTTTTTCCTGGAGTAATTCTTAGTTGCTTTCTACATTATGAACATCAGGAGTATCTTTCTGACTGTTATGCAATTCGTTTGTTCCTTTGTGAATCCATTTCAGGCTGGACAGTGTGTAGAAATTGGCTTTCCCATGCTTATCCTATTCGTAATCTGCTCCCAGGTGTTACAGCTAATCCTAATGGCAAAAACTTTTGTTATAGTTTGAACCTGTTGGCTTCACAGACCAATACACATCACATGGTATAAAGAGACTAAAATCAATCACTCTTGGTGCTGTATATGCAAGATTATGGTATAAAGACACAATAATTAGTACATAGCTCAGGAACCAACCTTCTTGTTCAGcgacttggaaaaaaaaacactaaatgttttttgttttattttgctgCGCTGGTGCAGTACTTGAAAAATTTTCAGACAAAACAAGTGCCGATACTGGAGCGGTTTGCTCTCCTTTTATCGATCACAGTGATATGGGCATATGCTCACCTCCTGACAGCCAGTGGTGCGTACAAACATCGTCCAGAAATTACCCAAAAAAACTGTCGAACTGATCAAGCGTACCTCATATCTTCTGCTCCATGGTTGGTAACTGTGCTCTTTTCTTTGGATACATGTCAATTTGAAAATGtgattcaaaacaattttaatacgAGAACAAACTATTCAGGATAAAGATCCCATATCCTCTTCAATGGGGTGCTCCCACCTTTGATGCCGGCCATTGTTTCGGAATGATGGCTGCTGTTTTTGTCTCACTGATTGAGGTAAGGGCACAAACTAGTTCGTCAATCTTATTCTATTTAGTTGGAGAAAGCAAGACTAATGCCTTCTCTAACAGTCAACTGGAGCATACAAAGCTGCATCACGTCTAGCAAGCGCCACCCCACCTCCAGCTCATGTTCTTAGCCGTGGTATTGGCTGGCAGGGCATTGGGATCCTATTGGATGGATTATTTGGAACAATGACAGGCTCAACGGTCTCTGTGTAAGTAGCATAGTTTCATCATCACTCTCTTAAAGTTCTCACTTCTATGCAACTGGACTAATGTATGACAAAAACAACAGAGAAAACATTGGGCTGCTTGGAAGCACTCGTGTTGGAAGCCGCAGGGTTATTCAAATCTCAGCTGGTTTTATGATATTCTTCTCTATATTAGGTAAGAAATACAGCCAAGTATGAAGTATATGCgcttatttgtaaaaaaacaacCCTGTCTGATAATCTTTTCCACCTTCTGGCAGGAAAATTTGGAGCTTTATTTGCGTCAATACCCTTCCCTATATTTGCTGCTGTCTACTGTGTGTTGTTTGGTCTTGTTGGTGAGTAAATGGGGCTTCTCATTTGTTACCATTGTCATATTTTATCAAGTTCTCATGATTTATATCTTATTGTTACAATACTGCTCTCCTTATAGCTTCCGTGGGGCTGTCATTTTTGCAATTCACAAACATGAACTCAATGAGAAACCTTTTCATCACTGGCGTTGCCTTCTTTCTCGGCTTGTCTGTCCCTGAATACTTCAGAGAATATACCACCAAGGCCTATCATGGTCCTGCTCATACTAGAGCTGGATGGGTAAGTTCTATTATCCAGAATGAAAACAACTTCTTAGACCTCGTAATATTCCATGACAAGTTAAAGCAGATGAATGCTAGTTCTTATAGCGTTCAGCCAACAGTTACAGGGCAATCAACAACTTACCATAAGTTCTACTTTGATGTGCAGTTCAACGATTACCTCAACACTATCTTCTTCTCATCCCCAACTGTTGCACTGATAGTCGCTGTCTTCTTAGACAACACACTTGATTACAAGGAAAGTGCCAGAGATAGAGGAATGCCATGGTGGGTTAAGTTTCGGACATTTAAAGGAGACAGCAGGAATGAGGAATTCTACACCCTTCCTTTCAACCTTGATCGTTTCTTCCCTCCATCTTGAGCTAACTTCAATTCCAAAGAACGATGTTAGAGGAAAAACATCATTTCCAGTTCAAGGGGGGACCGGGGATTACAACAACTATAGCGAAGAAGAGTGAAACAAATGATCCATATGGTTTTGCTGGCAGAGAATGACTCCTCTGCTTTCTCTTCTCtcgttttcatttattttatgtgtATGACTTGGGTAGGTCAGGtttattacaataaaactaattcATTGTCCCTTGCATTCATCAGttcaattcattattttatgATCCATATAGTGTGCTTTGAGAGAAAGGAATCACTTACCCTAATGAATCCAACATTCAACCAAATTTCGTTTGGAAAGGATTCCTCTGATGCTACCACTTATCAGTTGCTAGAAAACCTAAGCTAGTGTTTGGTATGCTGGGCAATGATCCATAGGGTATCGTAATGTTTTTCACGAGGTTGTTTGATATATCTTTTGTAcagtataaaaattaatttttattttatttaaagttgtTATGTGGAGAaattttagtattaaaaaagGTATGACAAACTTGTTTAATACTCTATATAAAggttaatttagttaatttatgtcaacataagaataaaagttattattattatatttttaaaatctgactTGAGGTCGATCTAAGTCCAAACTCGGGTCACGGATCGGGTTGATCATTGATTCaagtcaacataaaaataaaaataattgttattatagttttaaaacttgactcaTCAGAGATTGACCCGAGGCTAAACTCGGGTTACAAGTTGGGTTGATTATTGACCCAGGTTaactttagaataaaaatagttattattatagttttaaaatccgacTCGAAGGTCGACTTAGAGTTAAACCTGATCCACCAAACTCGGGTCATAGGTCGGGTTGACTATTGGctcaatataaggataaaaatgattattatcatagttttaaagcTTGATTCAGGGATTGACCTGAGGTCAATCCTGGGTCATGAGTCAGGATGATCATTTACCCAAGTTAACCttagaataaaaatgattattatcataattttaaaacttgactcaGGGATCGACTTGAGGCTAGCTAGGCTTTATCAATCAAGTCCAAGTCATGATTCGAGTTGACTATTGACCtgggttaatataaaaatataaattgtgggttagtataaaaatataaattgttattatcataattttataatctaaGTAAAGGGTCGATCCAGAGCAAGGCTCATGTAATAGTCAAGATAGTCAACCTGAGTTGAcccaaaacattataaaaataaaaatagttatcaTAGTTTCAAACTTAACTCGGGAGTCAACCCGAAATAAGACCCGAATCATGAGTTAGGagagttaacccgggttaacctaaattaaaaaataataatcaaagcaatcttgttttgtgcaaatatatatatatataaatcaattgattttttaccCACATTTTATCTCTGTTTAACTGGATTGTAGATTGACATTAGATTTTAACtagatcaattttttcttttttttttcttaagaccCGAACCAGTTCAGACCTCGTTTCCACTAAATCCATCTAATgtctatcaaatataaaataaaataaattatctagtGCAACCCAAATCACACCAAGCACGTAACAAGAAGTAACACTTACTAAGGGATTCGCTATTGTGTAGTTGCTGGTATTTCATTTGTAACCACTTTacgttgattgttttttcacaGCAGTATTGCGCTCACGAGGAACAGGGGAGGGAGGGGCGGAGCAGCTGCTGCAAGTTGTGCTGTTTCAGAAATGACATAGAAACCTTCCAATTCATACagcaaaaagaaaacacaagacccctatcataatattaatattaatatcagGAATGCATATTATTGAATTGAACGTGTGTATTGTTATATACAAATGGAAAGAATCAAAGGAATTAGAGCCAAAGGGAAGAAAATTTACAACTACAACATACTGTTGTATAAAGATTTGAACAAATGAATAATGATACAGCAGCCTATCAGCATTGTCATTTTCATTCCTGATGACATGATCAACAACTGAGGAGCCACGCCTTGATTGGGATGCCTACAGGGAATGCTTTTCTGGGCATATGCAAATCAGTTTCAAAACAATAGAGCGTTGAAAAATTCTTGCACCTGGGAACATGCTACTGGGTTTTACACATGCACTCTGGACACCTCGGTTGTCTATAAATACTTCGACCAAAACCCCGTATCAAGACACTCTGACCTTCCTCAATCATCTTTCTTACTCTATCTTCAAAACTATTCCAGCCTATGGTGTCATTCTCTGACAAAATTGCTGCTAGCCTTTTCTTGTTAGGCCGCAGGGTGGGGGCATGGCCACCACCATAGTAAGTGCGGAATCCAGATACTAGGGATGAGAGTTGGCTCCCAGAATCAGTCATGGCAAAGACATCTGCAGTTGCACAGGCGATAAAATCCAATGCTGCTAGCTGCAACCAAAGCAGTTctctaaaatttcaatgaaTAAATAGTTCCAAAACACTTATCACGCAGAAATTTGCTAAGTATTTTCAAGTTGAACATGCCCAAAGAATAGTTGGATACCTGTGAAGAGAAATTCCGAAAAGGTGCAAGCTCACTAGGTGTCAGGAGAGTTTCCTTTGTGACTAAGTTGGGATAGAGGCTCGTAAATGAATGCATCCTAGATTCCCCCCCATATATACGAGAACTAGCAAGATAAATGTAAGTTCCACGTTTGAATCCAAGACCAGCAAGTACAAGTGCCGCTTCTTCAGGTGTTAATGGGCATCTCCCTAAGTTTCTCAACTCTGATGAAGAGATGGGCCTGCAAACATAAGTGATGTGAAAGAGATGGATTCCAGATTAAGATTATCTATTTAGAGGGAGTACGTGTGAGTTAAAAAGCTGAAGAAATTCGTACTTGGAGTGTTTCAAGCGTTCCATGAGCAGAGGGAAATGACTCTCTCTGTAGGCTTGGAGTTCCCTTTTCTCCTTCTCCCCTCCTCCAAAATCACACAAGGAGTAGGCAATCATATCCACTTCAAACCTCAAGTGTAAAGCAAGATATTTGGATGGACCTCTTTCTGAATCATGTTTTTTTGAGGGACTGCCAGGCAGAAACTCTCCAACAAGTTGTTTATCCAACATCCTCTGTACAGTATCATACTTCCTTATCCTTCTGATCAACAGTGAACCAGCTTCTTGGATTTTTGGCACAAACTTCAATGCATGGAAGTTACATTTGCACCTTAATTTCTGGACAATATTTCAATTATCACAAAGGCAATATAATAAACTATAAATGATGCTGCTTTCATATAATGCAATAATGAAACTATAAATAATGCTACTTTCATATAAACTAAATTACGTTTGCTTTCATATAAATGAACACTTTCGTAGTAAGTGACTATGCGAGCAACTATCTGTCATATTCTTTGAATGATTGCAGAATTTGTCTCTGATCTCCAGTATCATTTTCATTCGTGATGTGTGTGCCTTAAAATGCCTCATGCCTCCTTCAGTTGTTGATGTAATCTATTTTCGACCGTTATAGAGAGGTTACAACCAACCAACATGCTTCAGAAAAAAAGACCAGCTATCTTGTTAATTCAGTATTAGTTGGAAACTTCGTAGAGAAATCACTATTTGTATTCGATGTTATTTTCTGGTTTTCGGGTGTCACACTTGTGAAAAAACCTTGCCTAGAAGGTGAAGCAGTATCTCGGAATACTTGAAACACATCAAAGACATTGTGAGGAGATTCTTGTTGACATTGAGCTCTTTGTGTCTAATATCTTTCctgtaatatttaaatctcCAAGTAATTGCCTTTACCTGAAGTCTAGAAGGTAATGGATCAAATCCAAGCCGATTTCCGAATCCAAGAAGGTGGACAACTCCATTTTGCAGCAGGAGAGGAAGTACCTTTGTAAGGTAATCAATGGGCTTTGCCTCCTTCACAATGTCCGCATCAGTTATCTAACAAAAGCAAGATAAAAAAGAGATGTAAGGTAATGCTCATAAATAGCCGCTGCCTTCATAGTAAGCATGTAGAAACCAAGAAGATCACACACTAGGCTACCGATTGCTTCAATATCCAACGACTTCAAATGAGAAGGAAGATCCTTTACGAGATTCACTTCATCCTTCATGACATTCACAAAATAATCCTCTTGATAGATATCACCGAATTGGCTGCATTTCCATAAAGTGAAAGAGGTGAGGTTTTTGCAGATAATACTGAATTGCCATGTTCAAGCTCATGAAGAAGATAGGGATATAGATGTTTAAATATCATTGAACAACAACTTAGCTtccctttaaaaataatataagctAGCTTTTTACGAAAGAAAAGGTAGTTAATGAAGCAAACTGCATTTCAAACACAGAATAGACTAACACTCATCTTGTGAACAGATTATATGAACAGCGGCCACATTCAGATATAACATGGAAAGAAGTCAGTAATACAGATTAGATGAAGCAATTTGTATGATAATATCAGACCTCGGATCCTTCCATACATTGCTGTAAAGAAATCTGGGAAGAACTAGGGTTGCATTTAGTAAAGATGCCAAGGCAACGGCATTGCATATCTGCGAGTAACAATAGTCATTCCAGACAATTTACAAGGATTAAGAACAACAACTATGTAAGATTTAAAACATCATCTTAATAATTGCTCATTCCAGacaattttttatggtttcctCTTCATGGATGACTCAAACACTAGATATAATTCATGAGTTCCCTCTTAACTACTGGAGAATTTGAAGGTAAATCCGACATCGTACGATACCCATACACACATAAGTTCCAAATCATTTCAAAGGCATGCTTTAGGTTCTTCCCTGAACACTTTCCAACCTTTAGATATCCACAAATTCCGCTCTTCTAATATGTGAAAGtccaagagaaaaaaagttaaatccCCTGATGGAACTTATAACTCATTTTCCGAGTACTAAAATCCAAGACCTATCCATGGTGTTGCAATTTACAAGACCTTTTATATGTTTCAAAAATGgagacagataaaaaaaataagcaagctATTTTATCCTCATAAATCATATTCATTGAGCCAAACTTCACGTGGATTTAGACTTGGTGTGAGCTCACCAAAATGAGATTTTTCACTGGATAAGTAAGAAATCCATTAACTGAACGTAACTTCATGTGGATATACCTCTAATGTGAGCTAGTCACCGAAAGATGAGATTTCCTATCCAATGAGGTatacttttttagaaaaaaattgccACAAGAAAAGGTTGCAACCAAGTATTCTCATTGACTATCTTCATCTTTGCTTACGCAGGAGAAAATATCTGCTAACTTTTTTACATTTACTACGCTTTCCTGTATTCTCATTGATTCTAAGACCATACCTACAAAGATACAAAAATATAcgaacaatttttattttcctttcctattttttctctaGAAGTCATTCTCCCCAGTATGTATTCAAATTGTTTCAGTTGTTTCTGGGAAATTGCGAATTAACTCTGTAGCAGTGGCTAAAACATGGCACATTGTGGCGAGAATCTAACAACTGCAATAATGTTTATTTGCCTTACAAATCTAATCAAACTGTTTCAGCATATATATGCCTATTGATCTCTGATTTtgttcattgtttttctttgtctGCTTCACCAATTTGTCATACGAAGACAATAATGAATTGTAGATCGTGTGATGTTTACATGAAAATACAACTCCAGGATCAGAGAAGCTTAGTACAAACGTTATTGGTCATTTTATCATGAAGAATGTAAGCAGGGAGTACTTCATAAGCAAATACATAATGCTAAATGATTAAGAATCCTGCCATAAATAACTGTAATCCATGCAGGACTCTACAGTGAGATAAAAATCATCATGGACATGAATCTTAAGTctgaaaacaaattgagatgcaTCAACAATGAAATAAGACACTTCACGAagtaaattattaaaacaacgTGAACCTAGGTGTGTGAAAGGTTTAGACACTTACAGCTACTCTTTGTTGATTGAGACCACCATTTGCACTGACCATTATGTATCCATTGCTTTTGTCAGGTTGCCCTGTCTCCACAAATTATACTTAATTATGGTACTTCTGGTCATTTAATTTCCCAGATTTTATACTGTCAGTCTGTCACTCTCTTTCATCATACACCAAACATTACTTTCACACACACatgaacacaaaaaagaaaagattttaataCCTGATTTCTCTGATTCTTTTCTATCTGCACATGGTTTCCATAAAGATGCTTTCCATGGTTCCTCCCAGAAATTTGAGGGCTCTTGCTTTAACTCTTTCTAAAGCAGAGGACGTTTCAGGTTTATgacattatatttcaaaaactcaTCTAACATGAATTTGGTGAATATAAAAATTTGGAAGCAAACCTCTGCTAGGGCACTGTAAGCCAAGTTTTGGAGACGGCCATACATCTGGACTGGTGGTTCTTCTCCATTGGCGTAGGCAGTTCTACCTCCCTTTAGATTCAAGAATTACCAATTAATTAGTATCCTTTAGGTAACTGTCTCAAACACATGACCTCTTAACTTACGGAAATTTTCATGTTGGGagctagaaaagaaaatttgtgCCGGATCGTATGCGATACATGCAGAACTTGACATGCAGAGAACTaactaaaaatacattaaatctTTCAGATTTAATGATAGCCTACGAGATTTTTTCCCTCTAAGGAAtgtccaaaaagaaaaaggaaaaataaaaggttcaTGGTCCATTATGTGATGGAAGAAGCCATGGCCATGGGTGCACTTatataatcatgaaaaaaaaaatatttgcatgaCTAAATGTATACAGAAGTTCACTTGCAAATCATGAACTTGAACATTACCACTAGTCCCAGGCTCCCCAGCTATGTTAGCTGATAGCAGAATTGGAATGTCAATGCAATGAATTGTATGCTGTAAACTGTGAATGATCATGAGTAGAGTTGTATAGACCACATTAAGTGAAGTAATTGGTTAATTACTGCTGTAAATGATGAAAACAACTCGTATGAACAGATTTCCAACACCGTCATGGCTCAAATCCTTATGTTACTTGAAAATGCAGTGTGTTAGTCACCTCAGTGCTATAAGAACACAGCATCATACCTTAAGATCACTTGATGTCCTTGAGGGTGAACTATTTTGAAGATTTAT from the Populus nigra chromosome 9, ddPopNigr1.1, whole genome shotgun sequence genome contains:
- the LOC133702971 gene encoding nucleobase-ascorbate transporter 2-like gives rise to the protein MAADPKPEEISHPPMDQLQGLEYCIDSNPSWGEAIGLGFQHYILALGTAVMIPSFLVPLMGGNHGDKVRVVQTLLFVEGINTLLQTLFGTRLPTVIGGSYAFMVPIISIIHDPSLMRIPDDHLRFLSTMRAVQGALIVSSSIQIILGYSQLWAICSRFFSPLGMVPVIALVGFGLFDRGFPVAGQCVEIGFPMLILFVICSQYLKNFQTKQVPILERFALLLSITVIWAYAHLLTASGAYKHRPEITQKNCRTDQAYLISSAPWIKIPYPLQWGAPTFDAGHCFGMMAAVFVSLIESTGAYKAASRLASATPPPAHVLSRGIGWQGIGILLDGLFGTMTGSTVSVENIGLLGSTRVGSRRVIQISAGFMIFFSILGKFGALFASIPFPIFAAVYCVLFGLVASVGLSFLQFTNMNSMRNLFITGVAFFLGLSVPEYFREYTTKAYHGPAHTRAGWFNDYLNTIFFSSPTVALIVAVFLDNTLDYKESARDRGMPWWVKFRTFKGDSRNEEFYTLPFNLDRFFPPS
- the LOC133703917 gene encoding O-fucosyltransferase 8-like isoform X1, translated to MGKQGSPRSPRPDVVNVKDYHTRSSECLPGSDPILGRRLSGGDNNWKTKVALLHDLKHEYGKLGSCKAVYVGKRHLWFRKHVKSIVFMFALMGSLFLLDSFMVSLFDSINLQNSSPSRTSSDLKGGRTAYANGEEPPVQMYGRLQNLAYSALAEKELKQEPSNFWEEPWKASLWKPCADRKESEKSGQPDKSNGYIMVSANGGLNQQRVAICNAVALASLLNATLVLPRFLYSNVWKDPSQFGDIYQEDYFVNVMKDEVNLVKDLPSHLKSLDIEAIGSLITDADIVKEAKPIDYLTKVLPLLLQNGVVHLLGFGNRLGFDPLPSRLQKLRCKCNFHALKFVPKIQEAGSLLIRRIRKYDTVQRMLDKQLVGEFLPGSPSKKHDSERGPSKYLALHLRFEVDMIAYSLCDFGGGEKEKRELQAYRESHFPLLMERLKHSKPISSSELRNLGRCPLTPEEAALVLAGLGFKRGTYIYLASSRIYGGESRMHSFTSLYPNLVTKETLLTPSELAPFRNFSSQLAALDFIACATADVFAMTDSGSQLSSLVSGFRTYYGGGHAPTLRPNKKRLAAILSENDTIGWNSFEDRVRKMIEEGQSVLIRGFGRSIYRQPRCPECMCKTQ
- the LOC133703917 gene encoding O-fucosyltransferase 8-like isoform X4, with amino-acid sequence MYGRLQNLAYSALAEKELKQEPSNFWEEPWKASLWKPCADRKESEKSGQPDKSNGYIMVSANGGLNQQRVAICNAVALASLLNATLVLPRFLYSNVWKDPSQFGDIYQEDYFVNVMKDEVNLVKDLPSHLKSLDIEAIGSLITDADIVKEAKPIDYLTKVLPLLLQNGVVHLLGFGNRLGFDPLPSRLQKLRCKCNFHALKFVPKIQEAGSLLIRRIRKYDTVQRMLDKQLVGEFLPGSPSKKHDSERGPSKYLALHLRFEVDMIAYSLCDFGGGEKEKRELQAYRESHFPLLMERLKHSKPISSSELRNLGRCPLTPEEAALVLAGLGFKRGTYIYLASSRIYGGESRMHSFTSLYPNLVTKETLLTPSELAPFRNFSSQLAALDFIACATADVFAMTDSGSQLSSLVSGFRTYYGGGHAPTLRPNKKRLAAILSENDTIGWNSFEDRVRKMIEEGQSVLIRGFGRSIYRQPRCPECMCKTQ
- the LOC133703917 gene encoding O-fucosyltransferase 8-like isoform X5, which codes for MVSANGGLNQQRVAICNAVALASLLNATLVLPRFLYSNVWKDPSQFGDIYQEDYFVNVMKDEVNLVKDLPSHLKSLDIEAIGSLITDADIVKEAKPIDYLTKVLPLLLQNGVVHLLGFGNRLGFDPLPSRLQKLRCKCNFHALKFVPKIQEAGSLLIRRIRKYDTVQRMLDKQLVGEFLPGSPSKKHDSERGPSKYLALHLRFEVDMIAYSLCDFGGGEKEKRELQAYRESHFPLLMERLKHSKPISSSELRNLGRCPLTPEEAALVLAGLGFKRGTYIYLASSRIYGGESRMHSFTSLYPNLVTKETLLTPSELAPFRNFSSQLAALDFIACATADVFAMTDSGSQLSSLVSGFRTYYGGGHAPTLRPNKKRLAAILSENDTIGWNSFEDRVRKMIEEGQSVLIRGFGRSIYRQPRCPECMCKTQ
- the LOC133703917 gene encoding O-fucosyltransferase 8-like isoform X2, encoding MGKQGSPRSPRPDVVNVKDYHTRSSECLPGSDPILGRRLSGGDNNWKTKVALLHDLKHEYGKLGSCKAVYVGKRHLWFRKHVKSIVFMFALMGSLFLLDSFMVSLFDSINLQNSSPSRTSSDLKGGRTAYANGEEPPVQMYGRLQNLAYSALAEKELKQEPSNFWEEPWKASLWKPCADRKESEKSGQPDKSNGYIMVSANGGLNQQRVAICNAVALASLLNATLVLPRFLYSNVWKDPSQFGDIYQEDYFVNVMKDEVNLITDADIVKEAKPIDYLTKVLPLLLQNGVVHLLGFGNRLGFDPLPSRLQKLRCKCNFHALKFVPKIQEAGSLLIRRIRKYDTVQRMLDKQLVGEFLPGSPSKKHDSERGPSKYLALHLRFEVDMIAYSLCDFGGGEKEKRELQAYRESHFPLLMERLKHSKPISSSELRNLGRCPLTPEEAALVLAGLGFKRGTYIYLASSRIYGGESRMHSFTSLYPNLVTKETLLTPSELAPFRNFSSQLAALDFIACATADVFAMTDSGSQLSSLVSGFRTYYGGGHAPTLRPNKKRLAAILSENDTIGWNSFEDRVRKMIEEGQSVLIRGFGRSIYRQPRCPECMCKTQ
- the LOC133703917 gene encoding O-fucosyltransferase 8-like isoform X3, yielding MGKQGSPRSPRPDVVNVKDYHTRSSECLPGSDPILGRRLSGGDNNWKTKVALLHDLKHEYGKLGSCKAVYVGKRHLWFRKHVKSIVFMFALMGSLFLLDSFMVSLFDSINLQNSSPSRTSSDLKGGRTAYANGEEPPVQMYGRLQNLAYSALAEKELKQEPSNFWEEPWKASLWKPCADRKESEKSGQPDKSNGYIMVSANGGLNQQRVAICNAVALASLLNATLVLPRFLYSNVWKDPSQFGDIYQEDYFVNVMKDEVNLVKDLPSHLKSLDIEAIGSLITDADIVKEAKPIDYLTKVLPLLLQNGVVHLLGFGNRLGFDPLPSRLQKLRCKCNFHALKFVPKIQEAGSLLIRRIRKYDTVQRMLDKQLVGEFLPGSPSKKHDSERGPSKYLALHLRFEVDMIAYSLCDFGGGEKEKRELQAYRESHFPLLMERLKHSKPISSSELRNLGRCPLTPEEAALVLAGLGFKRGTYIYLASSRIYGGESRMHSFTSLYPNLVTKETLLTPSELAPFRNFSSQRTALVAASSIGFYRLCNCRCLCHD